TGGATTGACCTTCTAACCCGCCCAACCCGCCTGAGTTGCACCCCTATGACAAAGTAACCGTAACTCCCTTTTTGATATAATGAATATTATATGCATATGTGGAGATATTCACATCAAAATGTCTGAACATAATTTGGGATCAAAGCATTGTGACAAAAACACGTAAATTTACAATTTGGGTGTTGATATTGTTGTAAATTTGGTTTCTTTTCAAGAAATTTGAATTGGatttttgttttgcaaattgtcTTTGAAGGTATTCATCCGAGGTCAAATCGTTGCTTAGAAGGCTTGGTGTGGAGCCGATCAagattgaattggatgaacTGGGTACAAATTTTTTACTATTTATTACATGGCAATGGTTGGTTTTTGCAATTCAATATTTAGATTGAATGTAATTTGTCAATTGAGCTTCAGTTTACTGTGTTTCACAATGTGGCTCAATAGTCGGAATGAAAAATTTAAAGGGTAAATAAGTTAATTATGTATCAttagtacaaaaacatgtttgcgcgacgcaaAACACAAAACGTCGCGCAAACAGCCTTTGCGCAAAGGGACTTTGCACGATGAAGACTGGCATCGCGCAAACGTAGGTACACCTACATCGCGCAAAATAGCTTTGGCAACGCcatcttcgtcgcgcaaagtgccgTTGCACAAAGGCCGTTTGCGTGACGTTTTGTGCGTCGCGCAAGATTTTGGTGCCAAACCAACAATGCTTTACCACTTTTTCACAACTTTGTGCGATGTAGGTGCACCTGCGTCACGCAAAGCTGTTTTGTCCACTTTCAGTTAATTTATTCTTTTCCCTTTTGCAGTTGAGCCGTTTAAATGAAGATAAGTGCCTTATGATTGCAACCCCCCATAATCCAGAAACTGTTGTATGTTCTTTTCTCAATGTTTTCTTCTTAGATTAATAAATGTAATTTAGAAATGTTTCTGAGGTGTATATATATGGGATTGTATCAGATCCGCCTTCAACTGGAGACACTTTTGGCAGAGAAGGCTCGATTAGCTAACGAGAATTCAGTTTATGCACGCGAGAATCGGTTCCTTAGGGAAATTGAGGAATACCACCAGCTAACAATCCATGATGTTGTGTATTTAGATGATGAAGAAGTCACCGAAGCTAACCTATTAACCAGCCCCATCGGCGTCTCCAAGATGCTCTCCATTTCCCCGCCCTCATCAGCACCCCCATTCCCGCCTCTAGAGGACTCTTCATATGCAACCTCACCAGTACCATAAAGTTGCTTCCACCAGACCTCTTGCTTCCCATCCTTTTTTTCGTTATCTCTTAAGGTTTACCTTTCACTTTGGTTATAAGTCAAGTTTTTAGGATGAAGTCTTAGTTTATTTGAGTGAAGATCAGCCGTATTGATTTTGTACAAGAAAGATACACATAAACTGCATGCAAGATCCCGATATTTTGTTTTCCACAAAACAAATAAGCAGTGAAAGATTTCGATTGTCGGACCTCATGCCACAAATTTCACCATTAAGCTCAAGGAAGGATGAGAATTCTCAAACTCCGAAAAGAACGTCCCAACAAGCTCCATACTTTTCTGCTTTAGATCGatcactttgttcttcatgtAAAGAATCAGAGTCTGGTTAGCTTTCTGCTAACAATTCTATGACTACAAAGTTGTTGTACATTGTTCTTTTGTGTTTGTAAATAAAGCTGCTGTGAACATATGAGTTAATATATTAGATAATTTGTTCATGTATTACAGTCAACAATCAACATATATATTAGATTAAGggatggtttgggagtgaggtgcttaaaaaaaaagcacccatgaaaaaaagctgtgagggttttaggtgtttggtaaactgaaaaaaaaaaaaagcttattttggaagctgctatgagaataagctgaaatcaaaggaaaaagctgaagctgctatttgcagctttggaaaactagctttttttcagagcacatggagctacagtgctcctttaatgaaaagacccactatcagattgcttttttttttttttccaaaagcacttttacaaaaaaatttaccaaacactctgctgatttatttcacagccgcttattctcacagcacagccacttattctcacagcagctttttttcaaagcacagcaataccaaaccagccctaagaatATCTTCCTAATAGGATGCATTTTCCTCTGCTTCACAGATAGATGGAATGGCTTGTCCATCTTCATCTGGCGTGAAAAGAAGTCAGAGGGGTTAGGATTGGATTTTGAATGGCATTTGAATTGTAAAAATATAACTTTGCGCGACACCAGAGTGGACCAATGCGTCATGCAAAGGTTGTTTGCCCGACATACCAACCAATGCATCACGCAAAGTGTTTTTATTACTTTCAccaagtataatataagattttgtggtatcaactagtgtaaatattttaaattgaagatcgaagtagttcattgtattcatatagggtcaaggagtgtagctggaaaaaaaatcatcaaaatcggagttaaaataaccgttaaatcgtgatttttcgtttataattgtCGAAAATGTTTGCCCCATTACTTGatattattgtgggttttatgtaaaaaaaaaaaaacaattgaatttgaagagagtaaagtcacatttttagtaaattttataatatatatatatattttttaaatataacttGCGCGACGCCACAATGGGGTTGTTGTGCAAAACCCCTTTGCGTGACGAAGGTGTGCTTTTGTCGCGCAAAATAGCTTTGCGCAACGTAGATGCACCTTGTTTTCCGCGATGAAGACTACCGTCACGCAAAACTGTTTTGCGTGACGAAGGtgcacctacgtcgcgcaaagctatTTTGCTCGACAAATGCacaccttcgtcgcgcaaagtcaacaACTTTGTGGTATAACAtaaattttgtggtatccacttgtgtaaatattttaaattaacgatcgagttcattcattgtcttcatataggatcaaggagtgtagctataaaaaatcatcaaaatcggagttaaaataacctttaaatcatgatttttcgttgataatcatcgaaaagttttgtctcattacttaatctttgaatgtttgttttttacgatttttggcgtatgcgatctcaaagcatatacaaacaaatttgatggttggatcgttgaaattagcttcgtagaatgcatatcctatcaaaatgatagattcactaacacttagattttatttatactttcattaagtataacataaagattttgtggtatccacaagtgtaaatatttcaaattgaagatcgaatttattcattgtattcatatagtgtcaaggagtgtagctgtaaaagatcatcaaaatcgaagttaaaactACAGTTAAaccgtgatttttcgttgataactgtcgaaatgttttgtcccgttacttggtagctgaatgtttgttttttgcgatttttggcgtatgcgatctcgacgtatatacaaacaagtttgactgtTGAACGTTGAAATTAgctttgtagaatgcatatcccatcaaaacgatagattcactaacacttagagtttatttatactttcataagtataacataaagattttgtggtatccactagtgtaaatattttaaattgaagatcaaattcattcattgtattcatataaggtcaaggagtgtagctgtaaaaaatcatcaaaatcggagtgaaaataaccgttaaattgtgatttttcgttgataaccgttgaaaagttttgtcccattacttgatctttgaatgtt
The nucleotide sequence above comes from Malus sylvestris chromosome 16, drMalSylv7.2, whole genome shotgun sequence. Encoded proteins:
- the LOC126608837 gene encoding uncharacterized protein LOC126608837; this translates as MNWLSRLNEDKCLMIATPHNPETVIRLQLETLLAEKARLANENSVYARENRFLREIEEYHQLTIHDVVYLDDEEVTEANLLTSPIGVSKMLSISPPSSAPPFPPLEDSSYATSPVP